The sequence below is a genomic window from Escherichia marmotae.
CGTCAACCTGATCCCAACGATGCAGGGCGGGACGCACGTTAACGGTCTGCGTCAGGGCCTGCTGGACGCGATGCGCGAGTTCTGTGAATACCGCAACATTCTGCCGCGCGGCGTGAAACTGTCAGCGGAAGATATCTGGGATCGCTGCGCATATGTGCTGTCAGTAAAAATGCAGGATCCGCAGTTTGCCGGGCAGACCAAAGAACGTCTCTCTTCGCGTCAATGTGCGGCATTCGTTTCTGGCGTGGTGAAAGATGCGTTCACCCTGTGGTTGAACCAGAACGTCCAGGCTGCTGAATTGCTGGCGGAGATGGCGATTTCCAGCGCCCAGCGTCGTATGCGTGCGGCGAAGAAAGTGGTACGTAAAAAGCTGACCAGTGGCCCGGCGTTGCCTGGCAAACTGGCTGACTGTACCGCGCAGGATCTCAATCGTACCGAACTGTTCCTCGTGGAAGGTGACTCCGCAGGTGGATCAGCCAAGCAGGCGCGCGATCGTGAATATCAGGCGATCATGCCGTTGAAAGGTAAGATCCTTAACACCTGGGAGGTCTCTTCTGATGAAGTGTTGGCCTCGCAGGAAGTGCATGATATTTCAGTGGCGATCGGTATTGATCCTGACAGCGCCGACCTTAGCCAGTTGCGTTATGGCAAGATCTGTATCCTGGCGGATGCGGACTCCGATGGCCTGCACATTGCTACGTTGCTTTGCGCACTGTTTGTAAAGCACTTCCGCACGCTGGTGAAACACGGCCACGTTTACGTTGCTCTGCCACCGCTCTACCGCATTGACCTCGGGAAAGAGGTTTATTACGCGCTGACGGAAGAAGAAAAAGAGGGCGTGCTTGAGCAGTTAAAACGCAAAAAAGGCAAGCCTAACGTCCAGCGTTTTAAAGGTCTGGGCGAAATGAATCCGATGCAATTGCGCGAAACCACGCTTGATCCGAATACACGCCGTCTGGTGCAGTTAACCATCGATGATGAAGACGATCAGCGTACTGACGCGATGATGGACATGCTGCTGGCGAAGAAACGCTCGGAAGACCGCCGTAACTGGTTGCAAGAGAAAGGTGATATGGCGGAGATTGAGGTCTGATAATTCCCGCCAGGAGAATAAAATATAGCCCGGTAAACATACCGGGCTTTTTTTATCAAAATTCCATTTTCACCGTGAATTGCACTTCACGCGGATCGCCAATCTGATTACCCAGATTATTTGTGGCTATGGAAGAGGTGTAATACGTTTTATCAAACAGGTTTTTGACGTTTAATTGCAGAGTGACCGGATACTGCAATTTCATTTTATATGCGGCGAAGGCATCGGCAACGAAATAGCCCGGCAGATAGTAGTCAGCCCCATTGGTTGCTGAACGACGGCTTACGCCATGTCCGCCACCGCCAAACGTCAGCGTGTTATTGCCAGGCATATTATGAATGTCATAGGTCAGGAATAGCGAACCGGTATGACGAGGAACATTCGGCAATGGTTTTCCTGCATAATCAGGATCTTCCAGAACCTTAGCATCGGTATAGCCGTAGCTGGCAATAATATTAATATTTTCAGTTAATGCTCCCGCAAGGTCGACTTCTACCCCTCTTGAACGAACGCGGCCTGCCGTTTTGGCGATGGTTTCGTCACCAATACTTTCGGTATACAACACGTTGCGTTTATGGATATCAAACAGCGCAATATCTGCGGTTATACCATCGAACAGCTCGAATTTTGCCCCGACTTCGTAAGCATTAGATGATTCCGGGGGAAGATCGCCAATGTAGCTGGCAATTGACGATTGCGGCATAAATGTTTGCGAATAATTGGCAAATAAGGATACCGATGGCGTCAGTTTGTAGACCAACCCCAGTTTGGGAGTCCATTGCTCATCGCGGCTGTCAGTATTGACATTAAAAGGACGGCCTTTACCCGCATACTGCGTGTAATACTGATAGCGGATCCCGGCGACGGCAATCCAGTTATCGGTCAGATAGAGCGCGTCCTGAGCATAAGCTGAGTAGCTCTCCTGTTTGATCGTCTGATCACTGTCCGATGCCGAGACCGTTGTACATTTGCTGGTATTGCCATAAACAGGGTTGTAGATATTGAAATCTTTAGCGTTTTTACAGCGAATCATATCTGTGCGCAGAAGATCATAATATTCATATGACACCCCGCCCAGAATCTCATTATAGAATCCAGCGATATCGACATTCCCTTGCAGATCCGCACGAGTAGAATGCATGCGCTGAGTAGAGCCCTGAGTTGCATCAACACGCCGTGTCAGCGTTCCTGTTGTTGCATCATACGCGGTAACGCGAGCTTGATTATCGCTGTATTTATCCTGGCTGTAGCTGTAATCAAAGCGCGCAGTCCACTGGCTATTGAGATGATATTCTGCGTTGAGTTGCGCCAGATCGGACTGACCATCTGTAATATTAAACGGTTCGTCGAAACGTATTTTTCGATCAACGTTTACGGGCTGTTTCGTCGTAAGATCGAAAATTGTTCCGCGATCGAATGGCGTTTTATAGTCCCGATGTGAATAGAGCATGGTTACTGTTGCATTATCACCAAACCAGGTGAGTGATGGGGCAATAAATGTACTGCGCTCTTTACCGAAGTTCCGCCAGTAGTCTTCATCCTGCACTTCCCCCGTCAGGCGGTAGGCCAGTTGAGTGCCTTCAATGGGACCTGTGATATCAAGTTGCCCTGTACCACCACCAAAACTGGAGGACGTGGCT
It includes:
- the parE gene encoding DNA topoisomerase IV subunit B: MTQTYNADAIEVLTGLEPVRRRPGMYTDTTRPNHLGQEVIDNSVDEALAGHAKRVDVILHADQSLEVIDDGRGMPVDIHPEEGVPAVELILCRLHAGGKFSNKNYQFSGGLHGVGISVVNALSKRVEVNVRRDGQIYNIAFENGEKVQDLQVVGTCGKRNTGTSVHFWPDETFFDSPRFSVSRLTHVLKAKAVLCPGVEITFKDEINNTEQRWCYQDGLNDYLAEAVNGLPTLPEKPFIGNFSGDTEAVDWALLWLPEGGELLTESYVNLIPTMQGGTHVNGLRQGLLDAMREFCEYRNILPRGVKLSAEDIWDRCAYVLSVKMQDPQFAGQTKERLSSRQCAAFVSGVVKDAFTLWLNQNVQAAELLAEMAISSAQRRMRAAKKVVRKKLTSGPALPGKLADCTAQDLNRTELFLVEGDSAGGSAKQARDREYQAIMPLKGKILNTWEVSSDEVLASQEVHDISVAIGIDPDSADLSQLRYGKICILADADSDGLHIATLLCALFVKHFRTLVKHGHVYVALPPLYRIDLGKEVYYALTEEEKEGVLEQLKRKKGKPNVQRFKGLGEMNPMQLRETTLDPNTRRLVQLTIDDEDDQRTDAMMDMLLAKKRSEDRRNWLQEKGDMAEIEV
- a CDS encoding TonB-dependent siderophore receptor; the protein is MAKFTPSFSGVKGRALFSLLFAAPMIHATDTVTTKDGETITVTADANTATEATDGYQPLSTSTATLTDMPMLDIPQVVNTVSDQVLENQHATTLDEALYNVSNVVQTNTLGGTQDAFVRRGFGANRDGSIMTNGLRTVLPRSFNAATERVEVLKGPASTLYGILDPGGLINVVTKRPEKTFHGSVSATSSSFGGGTGQLDITGPIEGTQLAYRLTGEVQDEDYWRNFGKERSTFIAPSLTWFGDNATVTMLYSHRDYKTPFDRGTIFDLTTKQPVNVDRKIRFDEPFNITDGQSDLAQLNAEYHLNSQWTARFDYSYSQDKYSDNQARVTAYDATTGTLTRRVDATQGSTQRMHSTRADLQGNVDIAGFYNEILGGVSYEYYDLLRTDMIRCKNAKDFNIYNPVYGNTSKCTTVSASDSDQTIKQESYSAYAQDALYLTDNWIAVAGIRYQYYTQYAGKGRPFNVNTDSRDEQWTPKLGLVYKLTPSVSLFANYSQTFMPQSSIASYIGDLPPESSNAYEVGAKFELFDGITADIALFDIHKRNVLYTESIGDETIAKTAGRVRSRGVEVDLAGALTENINIIASYGYTDAKVLEDPDYAGKPLPNVPRHTGSLFLTYDIHNMPGNNTLTFGGGGHGVSRRSATNGADYYLPGYFVADAFAAYKMKLQYPVTLQLNVKNLFDKTYYTSSIATNNLGNQIGDPREVQFTVKMEF